One window of the Staphylococcus equorum genome contains the following:
- a CDS encoding DUF4887 domain-containing protein, whose translation MPKHNQNNKKMSSFAKIVSAIIVLLLVGGLVFAIFAFVDHSKQADERLADQKQEEKDKKKEKTKEEKDKKKEKSTEESQETQQTQQQTQQAPTTQQTQQTQQTQQQTKQPATAERTTEEEKDSPEKTKEETTEERSTEEQTTEERSTEERTTEERTTEERTTEERTTEEKTPEPSTEEKTSEPSTEEQTPEPSTEERSSQADTQERSTQNSNSNSSEED comes from the coding sequence ATGCCAAAGCATAATCAAAATAACAAGAAAATGAGCAGTTTTGCAAAAATTGTGAGTGCGATTATTGTCTTGTTATTAGTAGGTGGATTAGTTTTTGCCATTTTTGCCTTTGTAGATCATTCGAAACAAGCCGACGAACGTTTAGCTGATCAAAAGCAAGAAGAAAAAGATAAGAAAAAAGAAAAGACTAAAGAAGAAAAAGATAAGAAAAAAGAGAAATCAACAGAAGAGTCACAAGAAACGCAACAAACCCAACAACAAACTCAGCAAGCTCCAACTACGCAACAAACACAGCAGACACAACAAACTCAACAACAAACAAAACAACCTGCAACAGCCGAACGTACAACAGAAGAAGAAAAAGACTCTCCTGAGAAAACAAAAGAAGAAACAACTGAAGAACGCTCTACCGAAGAGCAAACTACAGAGGAACGTAGTACAGAAGAACGCACGACTGAAGAACGCACTACAGAAGAACGCACGACTGAAGAGCGTACAACAGAGGAAAAAACACCTGAGCCATCTACAGAAGAAAAAACTTCAGAACCTTCAACTGAAGAGCAAACACCTGAACCTTCAACAGAAGAAAGAAGTAGTCAAGCTGACACACAAGAAAGATCAACACAAAATAGTAACTCGAATTCATCAGAAGAAGATTAA
- a CDS encoding TIGR01777 family oxidoreductase, with translation MKHYLITGGTGMVGTQLVEAIKQSDAHITILTRQDKSTSHPKITYVNWSKTNWESQIPDIDIVINLAGASLMKRWTKEHKQAIMLSRLQSTQALFDLFKNRKQKPSVFFNASAVGYYKPDYDRTYTELYKSLPFDFLSEVVYQWERRARQFESLGTRVVIGRFGMILAEDGGALPLMKLPYEFYLGGKLGSGRQWYSWIHLDDLTRAILYTINNGNAHGVFNFTAPIVEHQNLFGYTLARVTHRPHFTWVPALALRLALGQMSTVVLDTQKVIPNKLQAIDFKFKYPDLKIALEDLVE, from the coding sequence ATGAAACACTATTTAATAACAGGTGGCACAGGTATGGTTGGTACCCAACTCGTTGAAGCTATCAAGCAAAGTGACGCGCATATAACAATTCTTACTAGACAAGACAAATCAACTTCACATCCAAAAATAACATACGTTAATTGGTCTAAAACGAATTGGGAATCTCAAATTCCTGATATTGACATCGTTATTAATCTTGCAGGTGCAAGCTTAATGAAACGTTGGACAAAAGAACATAAACAAGCAATTATGTTGAGCCGCTTACAGTCTACGCAAGCATTATTCGACTTGTTTAAAAACCGCAAACAAAAACCTTCAGTATTCTTTAATGCGAGTGCAGTTGGTTATTACAAGCCAGATTACGATCGAACTTATACAGAATTATATAAATCGCTCCCATTTGATTTCTTATCAGAAGTAGTTTACCAATGGGAACGTCGCGCACGTCAGTTTGAATCATTAGGCACACGTGTTGTGATTGGTAGATTTGGCATGATCCTAGCAGAAGATGGAGGTGCCTTACCTTTGATGAAACTACCATATGAATTTTACCTTGGTGGTAAACTCGGTTCAGGTAGACAATGGTATTCTTGGATTCATTTAGATGATTTAACAAGAGCCATACTCTATACAATTAACAACGGAAATGCACATGGCGTTTTCAACTTTACAGCGCCTATTGTTGAACATCAAAATTTATTTGGCTATACATTGGCACGCGTCACACATCGTCCCCATTTCACTTGGGTACCTGCATTAGCCTTAAGATTAGCTTTAGGCCAAATGTCTACAGTTGTATTGGACACACAAAAAGTAATACCAAATAAATTACAGGCTATAGACTTTAAATTTAAATATCCAGATTTAAAAATAGCTTTAGAAGATTTAGTAGAATAA
- the clpP gene encoding ATP-dependent Clp endopeptidase proteolytic subunit ClpP: MNLIPTVIETTNRGERAYDIYSRLLKDRIIMLGSQIDDNVANSIVSQLLFLQAQDSEKDIYLYINSPGGSVTAGFAIYDTIQHIKPDVQTICIGMAASMGSFLLAAGAKGKRFALPNAEVMIHQPLGGAQGQATEIEIAANHILKTRAKLNQILAERTGQSIEKIEKDTDRDNFLSAEEAKEYGLVDQVMVPEA; this comes from the coding sequence ATGAATTTAATACCTACAGTAATTGAAACAACAAACCGTGGGGAACGTGCATATGACATTTACTCACGTTTATTAAAAGACCGTATTATTATGTTAGGTTCACAAATCGATGATAATGTAGCGAACTCTATTGTTTCACAATTATTATTCCTACAAGCACAAGATTCTGAAAAAGATATCTATCTTTATATCAATTCGCCAGGCGGAAGTGTGACGGCTGGATTTGCAATTTATGATACAATTCAACACATTAAACCAGATGTACAAACAATCTGTATTGGTATGGCTGCCTCAATGGGTTCATTCCTACTTGCAGCAGGAGCAAAAGGTAAACGTTTTGCTTTACCAAATGCTGAAGTAATGATTCACCAACCACTTGGTGGTGCGCAAGGTCAAGCAACAGAAATTGAAATTGCTGCGAATCATATTCTTAAGACACGTGCCAAATTAAACCAAATTTTAGCAGAGCGTACTGGTCAGTCAATTGAAAAAATTGAAAAAGATACAGATCGTGATAATTTCTTATCAGCTGAAGAAGCTAAAGAATACGGTCTAGTTGACCAAGTTATGGTTCCTGAAGCATAA
- a CDS encoding YitT family protein encodes MSKLFNKHSKNIILCIIGTFINAIGVNCFLLGSNLGDGGTVGISLALLYSFGLSPAWTSLIINTLVVLIGWKFLSKTTAVYTVIANTSLSLFLHLTENINLGVDNFVINAVFGGAIIGIGGGLVIATGSTLGGTSVIAKIINKYSEIKTSQGIFVLDALVVLSFLMVLPLQNVLFTIIMLFVTERATSFIIEGFNPKKAVTIISSKSETISDKINAFTGRGSTILTGKGGYAKSETHMLYVVVPQSQVTRVKKLVNEEDENAFLVIHDVRDVLGSTFINVK; translated from the coding sequence ATGTCAAAACTGTTTAATAAGCATTCTAAAAATATTATTCTTTGTATAATAGGTACGTTTATTAACGCAATAGGTGTCAATTGTTTTTTACTTGGATCTAACTTAGGAGACGGGGGCACTGTCGGTATATCTTTAGCATTATTATATTCATTTGGATTGTCGCCGGCTTGGACATCATTAATTATCAATACACTCGTTGTATTAATTGGTTGGAAATTTTTGAGTAAAACAACTGCAGTCTATACAGTTATAGCAAATACGTCACTTTCACTGTTCTTACATTTAACTGAAAATATAAATCTTGGTGTGGATAATTTCGTGATTAATGCTGTGTTTGGTGGGGCTATTATCGGTATTGGTGGAGGTTTAGTTATTGCGACAGGTAGTACACTTGGAGGCACATCAGTTATAGCTAAGATAATTAATAAATACTCAGAAATTAAAACATCGCAAGGCATCTTTGTGTTGGATGCACTCGTCGTTCTATCCTTTTTGATGGTACTTCCTTTACAAAATGTGTTATTTACAATCATTATGCTATTTGTAACCGAAAGAGCGACATCGTTTATCATAGAAGGATTTAATCCTAAAAAAGCAGTTACGATTATATCAAGTAAAAGTGAAACAATTAGCGATAAAATTAATGCTTTTACAGGAAGAGGCTCTACGATATTAACTGGTAAGGGCGGCTATGCTAAGAGTGAGACGCATATGCTATACGTGGTAGTGCCACAGTCTCAAGTGACGAGAGTGAAAAAGCTTGTTAACGAAGAAGATGAAAACGCCTTTTTAGTAATCCATGATGTGAGAGATGTTTTAGGTAGTACTTTTATAAATGTAAAATAA
- the whiA gene encoding DNA-binding protein WhiA has translation MSFASEMKNELTRIEVDEENAKAELSALIRMNGALSLSNQQFVINVQTENATTARRIYSLIKKVFNVEVELLVRKKMKLKKNNIYICRIKVRAREILDELGILKSGVFTHEIDEALIHDDEMRRSYLRGAFLAGGSVNNPETSSYHLEIFSLYEDHSEGITQLMNKYELNAKHLERKKGSIAYLKEAEKISDFLSLIGGYQALLKFEDVRIVRDMRNSVNRLVNCETANLNKTVSAAMKHVESIRLIDQEIGLDNLPERLREIAKLRVEHQEVSLKELGEMMTSGNISKSGVNHRLRKLNEMADKLRTGEPIELK, from the coding sequence ATGAGCTTTGCATCCGAGATGAAAAATGAACTGACTAGAATAGAAGTAGATGAAGAGAATGCAAAAGCAGAGCTCAGTGCGCTTATTCGTATGAATGGTGCACTCAGTCTTTCCAACCAACAATTTGTTATTAACGTACAAACCGAAAATGCTACTACGGCAAGACGTATATATTCGTTAATTAAAAAAGTATTTAATGTTGAAGTGGAACTACTTGTGAGAAAGAAAATGAAATTAAAAAAGAACAATATTTATATCTGTCGTATTAAAGTACGTGCCAGAGAAATATTGGATGAATTAGGTATTTTAAAAAGTGGTGTCTTCACGCACGAAATTGATGAAGCATTGATTCATGATGATGAAATGAGAAGAAGTTATTTACGTGGTGCTTTTCTTGCTGGTGGCTCTGTAAACAATCCAGAAACGTCATCTTATCATTTAGAAATATTTTCATTATATGAAGATCATTCTGAAGGTATAACGCAGTTAATGAATAAATATGAATTGAATGCCAAGCACCTCGAACGAAAAAAAGGTAGTATTGCCTATTTAAAAGAAGCGGAAAAAATTTCTGATTTCTTAAGTTTAATCGGGGGATATCAAGCACTTTTGAAATTTGAGGATGTTCGTATCGTACGTGATATGAGAAACTCTGTTAACAGATTGGTGAATTGTGAAACTGCTAATTTGAATAAAACAGTAAGCGCTGCTATGAAACATGTAGAAAGTATTCGTTTAATTGACCAAGAAATTGGTCTGGATAATTTACCTGAAAGATTACGTGAAATTGCAAAACTCAGGGTAGAGCACCAAGAAGTGTCTCTTAAAGAATTAGGAGAAATGATGACTTCTGGCAATATATCTAAATCTGGTGTGAATCATCGATTAAGAAAGTTGAATGAAATGGCGGATAAATTGAGAACTGGCGAACCAATTGAACTGAAATAA